One Hymenobacter volaticus DNA window includes the following coding sequences:
- a CDS encoding helix-turn-helix domain-containing protein → MDTVFLQHNILYAQGHQKLQSSEHYFPDHALGIMLSGESHYFSNEGSFVMREGTICLMRRNELFKKLKKVGPNGESPSLISVFLEQKTLHQYATENNIPKQNTYRGKAMLDLTNNLFLKGFFDSLLPYRDDPKKLSAKIAELKTYEAIELLMQTNNSCQTLLFDFQEPHKLDLETYMNHNFKYNISLASFAKLAGRSLSTFKRDFTKIFNTTPEKWLQQKRLEQAHYLLSQRDMRPSEVYLEVGFENLSHFSFAFKKTFGLTPTELTDQARSTSH, encoded by the coding sequence ATGGACACCGTCTTTCTGCAGCATAATATCCTTTATGCCCAGGGCCATCAAAAACTGCAAAGCAGCGAACATTACTTTCCCGACCATGCGCTCGGAATCATGCTGTCCGGCGAGTCGCATTATTTTTCCAACGAGGGATCCTTTGTAATGAGAGAAGGAACAATATGTTTAATGCGCCGGAATGAATTATTTAAAAAGCTAAAAAAGGTTGGACCCAATGGGGAGTCGCCGTCGCTAATCAGCGTATTCCTGGAGCAAAAAACGTTACATCAATACGCAACCGAAAATAACATTCCCAAGCAAAATACTTATCGGGGAAAAGCGATGCTTGACCTAACCAATAATTTATTCTTGAAAGGCTTTTTTGACTCGCTATTACCGTATAGAGATGACCCCAAAAAACTGAGTGCGAAAATTGCGGAATTGAAAACATACGAAGCAATTGAGTTATTAATGCAAACGAATAATAGCTGCCAAACTTTATTATTTGATTTTCAGGAGCCGCATAAGCTAGATTTGGAAACGTACATGAATCATAATTTCAAGTACAACATCTCCTTAGCATCGTTTGCTAAACTGGCGGGGCGTAGCCTTTCTACTTTTAAAAGAGATTTCACCAAAATATTCAATACGACGCCGGAAAAGTGGTTGCAACAAAAGCGGTTGGAACAAGCGCACTATCTCCTTTCACAGCGCGACATGCGGCCCTCCGAGGTGTATTTAGAAGTGGGGTTTGAGAACCTGTCACACTTCTCCTTCGCTTTTAAAAAAACATTTGGCCTCACGCCAACCGAATTGACGGACCAAGCTAGGAGTACCAGCCACTGA
- a CDS encoding recombinase family protein yields the protein MIWGYARVSTPDQQLHLQLDALRAYGCQEVVKEKASAVKERPALRELLDQLQPGDTLVVWKLDRLGRSLKHLVELVLGFQQQQVQLVSLQDHLDTTTAQGRLMFNLFASLAEFERDLIRERTLAGLTAARARGRQGGRPPGLSKVAQRKAEAVKTLYLQKDKTTADIAQLLGIGRSTVYRYLDLLGVATGSPASSAYPSNTQP from the coding sequence ATGATTTGGGGCTATGCACGGGTATCGACGCCAGACCAACAGTTGCATTTGCAGCTCGATGCCCTGCGCGCCTATGGCTGCCAGGAAGTGGTGAAAGAGAAAGCCTCGGCCGTCAAGGAACGGCCCGCCCTGCGGGAGCTGCTCGACCAGCTGCAGCCCGGGGACACGTTGGTAGTCTGGAAGCTCGACCGGCTCGGACGCTCGCTCAAGCACTTGGTCGAACTCGTGCTCGGCTTTCAGCAACAACAAGTTCAGTTGGTGAGCTTGCAGGACCACTTGGACACGACCACCGCCCAAGGCCGCTTGATGTTCAACCTGTTTGCCTCGCTGGCCGAGTTCGAGCGGGACCTGATCCGTGAGCGCACCTTAGCCGGCTTAACGGCCGCCCGGGCCCGGGGCCGCCAGGGTGGGCGACCGCCGGGCTTGAGCAAAGTAGCCCAACGCAAAGCCGAAGCGGTCAAAACCTTGTATTTACAGAAAGACAAAACGACGGCTGACATTGCTCAGCTACTCGGCATTGGCCGCTCCACCGTCTATCGTTATTTGGACCTACTCGGGGTGGCTACGGGCTCGCCCGCGAGTTCGGCTTATCCTAGTAACACGCAGCCGTAG
- a CDS encoding alpha/beta hydrolase-fold protein, which yields MIYLLDGPENFNAVVSIVEHMEESSLCPPVIVVGIAHADRLSELTTGTDKEYPTAVGKGEQFMSFVEKELIPYIDATYPTTTYRTLIGHSVGA from the coding sequence GTGATTTATTTGCTTGACGGACCGGAGAATTTTAACGCCGTCGTAAGTATTGTGGAGCATATGGAAGAATCCAGCCTTTGCCCGCCCGTGATCGTTGTTGGAATCGCTCATGCCGATCGATTGAGCGAACTCACCACGGGCACGGATAAGGAGTATCCTACGGCGGTGGGCAAGGGTGAGCAATTCATGTCTTTTGTCGAAAAAGAACTGATTCCTTACATCGATGCCACGTATCCCACCACAACGTATAGGACCCTAATTGGTCATTCCGTGGGGGCTTGA
- a CDS encoding CPBP family glutamic-type intramembrane protease — MWLIPPWTVWAYWLGLVPVTWLREMAWPAPLNGLGKGAGVLCSLGWVYLWRRTTPAAAGLVRPAPGSVRAIAPAVLIVAAALLIEAYASRFAFLPLTAVQHLYYLTLPGLDEELFYRGALLGLLAPGLPRTLPLPGTRTSWGGVVGVLLFTLGHGLGYPDRLFELGFGADFWRYVRAWWSPTHFPLLTVLFQLGMGTFFLWVRERTGSAWVAALVHCLMNGCLSLGHAAG, encoded by the coding sequence TTGTGGTTGATACCCCCCTGGACGGTGTGGGCCTACTGGCTTGGCCTGGTACCCGTCACCTGGCTGCGCGAGATGGCCTGGCCTGCGCCCTTGAATGGGCTCGGGAAGGGAGCCGGGGTGCTCTGCTCGTTAGGCTGGGTATACCTGTGGCGGCGCACCACGCCCGCTGCAGCCGGCCTGGTTCGGCCAGCCCCCGGCTCGGTACGAGCCATCGCGCCGGCCGTGCTGATCGTGGCTGCCGCTCTACTGATCGAAGCCTACGCCTCACGCTTCGCCTTTCTGCCCTTAACCGCCGTCCAGCACCTCTACTACCTGACCTTACCGGGCTTGGACGAAGAGTTATTCTACCGCGGCGCCCTGCTGGGGCTGCTCGCCCCCGGCTTGCCCCGCACGCTGCCGCTACCCGGCACACGCACGAGTTGGGGCGGGGTGGTCGGGGTGCTGCTCTTCACGCTGGGCCATGGGCTAGGCTACCCCGACCGCCTCTTTGAACTCGGCTTCGGGGCGGACTTCTGGCGCTACGTGCGGGCCTGGTGGTCGCCGACCCATTTTCCGTTGCTCACGGTGCTGTTCCAGTTGGGCATGGGGACGTTTTTCTTGTGGGTGCGCGAGCGCACGGGTTCGGCCTGGGTGGCCGCGCTCGTGCACTGCCTGATGAATGGCTGTCTTTCGCTCGGCCATGCCGCCGGCTAA
- a CDS encoding recombinase family protein codes for MINYVAYFRVSTARQGQSGLGLEAQQAAVRNFVGSEARIVAEFTEVESGRKNTRPQLQAAITRAKQEGAVLLVAKLDRLARNVAFLATLMESHVRFKAVDLPAADEFTLHILAAVAQKEATAISTRTKDALAAKKARGFQLGTPANLTAAAREKSWVSLQRNAQTNLNNRQAKQLAILLRATGVSLREIAARLNESGYRTRRGKAFHPMGVKRLLSSLAKPETLG; via the coding sequence ATGATCAACTATGTCGCCTACTTCCGGGTGAGTACCGCCCGCCAAGGGCAATCGGGATTGGGGCTCGAAGCCCAACAGGCGGCTGTGCGAAACTTTGTGGGCAGTGAGGCCCGCATTGTGGCCGAGTTTACCGAAGTGGAGAGTGGGCGCAAGAACACGCGGCCGCAGCTGCAGGCCGCCATTACCCGCGCCAAGCAGGAGGGAGCTGTGCTGCTCGTGGCCAAGCTCGATCGCTTGGCCCGCAACGTGGCTTTCTTGGCCACGCTCATGGAAAGTCACGTGCGCTTCAAAGCGGTGGATCTGCCCGCGGCCGATGAGTTTACCTTGCACATCCTGGCGGCCGTGGCGCAGAAGGAGGCTACAGCGATTTCCACGCGTACCAAGGATGCGCTCGCCGCCAAGAAGGCGAGGGGCTTTCAGCTCGGTACGCCTGCTAATCTGACGGCGGCGGCGCGCGAGAAGTCGTGGGTGTCGCTGCAGCGCAATGCCCAAACCAATCTCAACAACCGGCAGGCTAAGCAGCTGGCCATCCTCCTGCGAGCGACAGGAGTGAGCTTGCGCGAAATTGCCGCACGGCTCAATGAGTCGGGATATCGGACTAGGAGAGGGAAGGCCTTTCACCCCATGGGGGTCAAGCGCTTGCTTTCCTCTCTTGCCAAACCGGAAACGCTGGGCTAG
- a CDS encoding DUF4209 domain-containing protein, which translates to MKLMLEAYKVDKFSAEGVLQHLATTWIGEPRPVREHGRESSTQPLRLLIPGVRVLFSELDAWRTGRAEEPNFIAATDSLVLKVEYLLRYLCDLLGIPTFRPKRDGVVHEKLLDELLRDLSEDGRLDADDLFYIRFYLQEKVGQNLRNRIAHGLMDETEYGLENAFLVLTMILKLANYEFRPSTHA; encoded by the coding sequence GTGAAATTGATGCTGGAAGCGTACAAAGTCGACAAATTCTCTGCAGAAGGGGTGCTCCAGCACTTAGCCACCACTTGGATTGGGGAGCCCCGTCCCGTCAGGGAGCATGGGCGCGAAAGTAGTACGCAGCCACTGCGCTTGCTGATTCCTGGCGTCCGAGTGTTATTTAGCGAGTTGGATGCCTGGCGGACTGGCCGCGCCGAGGAGCCCAACTTTATTGCTGCCACCGATTCACTGGTTTTGAAAGTAGAGTACCTCCTACGCTACCTGTGCGACCTGCTTGGCATCCCCACATTTCGTCCCAAGCGAGATGGTGTCGTGCATGAAAAGTTACTAGATGAACTGCTGCGCGACTTAAGTGAGGACGGCCGCTTAGATGCGGACGACCTATTTTATATTCGTTTCTATCTTCAGGAAAAAGTTGGTCAGAATTTGCGCAACCGCATTGCGCACGGTCTCATGGACGAAACCGAATATGGATTGGAAAACGCTTTTCTAGTGTTGACCATGATACTGAAGCTGGCTAACTACGAATTTCGCCCCTCCACCCATGCCTGA
- a CDS encoding AAA family ATPase codes for MPHRIKELKLTHFRGATRPVTVQFDPNKRIVVIFGENGTGKSTLVDAIDAVGNASFGSLDREGVRPNPHKYVSSVNQTVKTLEVELTTAVGHRWKATISGKNVSVTPVAPDGILPGVLVLRRRELLKLIETQPAKRYEAIKSFIDVAEVDKAEAALRNDMNAAEKQLTSANAAREQAEKSLRVMWEQEKQPDEIAAEPIAWADQRRAENVAVLEQQAQQMASLLATAQSLTDAVGAWHRAHDARRSWADQLQHAEAELAASSQSEDTLRAELIRLLNTAKAYLASPAAPTSCPLCASAVQADSLREHVEAQLQALQHVDALLREVASRQAEHKHAEGECVLCNRQVSRQLQQLVSQVAEQGPIEVRALGIDWAQLQRDLASNDAGDTLTEQAAAVAQQLEEARPTIQQALESLRQRLTLRENILAQASLLKDSTEQAAALGRVVERLTRACQLVVDTRREFVQTILDGIIEEVNRLFAVIHPDEKIGLHRLEMDEVKRTSLEQHARFQDAAEVIPQAYFSESHLDTFGFCLWLALAKRLTPSRLVLVLDDVFTSVDTPHFQRISNLLADEAQHFQQLIIATHNRRWQEIYKHNSAGVHLLKLEEWTLSRGLRPYEDHTLLAELATTLASEPFNRQAVASQAGIILENLLDNVALVYGCRLPRKHGNSYTLGELLISTRKLLQKAVVRRLDRDAHGHPLLPNQWSVLPLADLFQTIDGLTFIRNEVGAHFNSAGADTSDRDIRTFGEAVLAFAQRLACPTCGHMPQKEKDDHRSCRCPKHQTQLRPLTWR; via the coding sequence ATGCCTCACCGGATCAAGGAGCTTAAGCTTACACATTTCCGGGGCGCCACCCGGCCCGTCACGGTACAGTTTGACCCCAATAAGCGAATTGTCGTCATCTTCGGGGAGAACGGTACCGGCAAATCCACGCTCGTAGACGCCATCGACGCCGTGGGCAACGCCTCGTTTGGCTCCCTGGACCGGGAAGGGGTGCGGCCCAATCCGCATAAGTACGTTTCTTCCGTCAACCAGACCGTTAAAACCTTAGAGGTCGAGCTAACGACGGCCGTCGGCCATCGGTGGAAGGCCACGATCAGCGGCAAAAACGTGTCGGTAACGCCTGTCGCCCCCGATGGTATTTTGCCGGGGGTGCTCGTGTTACGGCGGCGGGAGCTTCTGAAACTCATCGAGACCCAACCTGCCAAGCGCTACGAAGCCATCAAAAGCTTCATCGACGTGGCCGAAGTGGACAAAGCGGAGGCCGCGCTGCGCAATGATATGAACGCAGCGGAGAAACAGCTCACCAGCGCTAACGCCGCCCGTGAGCAGGCTGAAAAATCCTTGCGGGTCATGTGGGAGCAGGAAAAACAGCCCGATGAAATCGCAGCCGAGCCGATAGCCTGGGCCGACCAGCGGCGAGCGGAAAACGTGGCCGTGCTTGAGCAGCAGGCCCAGCAGATGGCCAGCCTGCTGGCGACGGCCCAGTCCTTGACCGACGCGGTGGGCGCCTGGCACCGGGCCCACGACGCCCGCCGCTCTTGGGCCGACCAACTGCAGCATGCCGAAGCGGAGCTGGCCGCTAGCAGCCAGAGCGAAGACACCCTCCGGGCGGAGCTGATTCGGCTCCTCAATACGGCTAAGGCGTACCTGGCTTCCCCAGCCGCCCCCACCAGTTGTCCGTTGTGCGCCAGTGCCGTGCAGGCCGATTCGCTCCGGGAGCACGTAGAAGCGCAATTGCAGGCCTTGCAGCACGTCGATGCACTACTGCGCGAAGTCGCCAGCCGACAGGCGGAGCACAAGCACGCAGAGGGCGAATGCGTGCTTTGCAACCGCCAGGTAAGTAGACAGTTGCAGCAGCTCGTGTCGCAGGTCGCCGAGCAGGGGCCCATCGAGGTTCGTGCTCTGGGTATTGATTGGGCGCAACTGCAGCGGGACCTAGCCTCGAACGACGCCGGCGACACCCTCACGGAGCAAGCGGCCGCCGTGGCGCAGCAGTTAGAAGAAGCCCGGCCCACAATTCAGCAGGCGCTGGAGTCGCTGCGCCAACGCCTTACTTTGCGCGAGAACATCCTGGCGCAAGCTAGCTTGCTGAAAGACAGCACCGAGCAAGCTGCGGCGCTGGGCCGCGTGGTCGAGCGGTTAACGCGAGCGTGTCAGTTGGTCGTTGATACCCGCCGCGAATTTGTGCAGACCATTCTGGACGGCATCATCGAGGAGGTGAACCGGTTGTTCGCCGTGATCCACCCGGACGAGAAAATTGGCCTGCATCGCCTGGAGATGGACGAAGTGAAACGCACCTCGCTGGAGCAGCACGCGCGCTTCCAGGATGCCGCAGAAGTCATTCCCCAGGCCTACTTCAGCGAGTCTCACTTGGACACCTTTGGCTTCTGCCTGTGGCTGGCCCTGGCCAAGCGGCTCACCCCCAGCCGCCTCGTGCTGGTGCTCGACGACGTGTTCACGTCGGTCGACACGCCGCACTTCCAGCGCATTTCCAATCTACTAGCGGACGAAGCTCAGCACTTTCAGCAACTCATCATTGCCACGCACAATCGGCGCTGGCAGGAGATTTATAAACATAACAGCGCCGGCGTACACCTCCTCAAGCTGGAGGAATGGACGCTCAGCCGCGGCTTGCGGCCCTACGAAGACCATACCCTGCTGGCCGAGCTGGCCACCACGCTCGCATCCGAACCGTTCAACCGGCAGGCCGTGGCCTCGCAGGCCGGCATCATCCTGGAAAACCTACTAGACAACGTGGCGCTGGTCTACGGCTGCCGCCTGCCCCGTAAACACGGCAACTCCTACACGTTGGGTGAGCTGCTGATCAGCACCCGGAAGCTATTGCAGAAAGCCGTCGTTCGGCGCCTCGACCGCGACGCGCACGGCCACCCGTTGCTGCCCAACCAGTGGTCCGTGTTGCCGTTGGCGGACTTGTTCCAGACCATTGACGGCCTAACCTTTATCCGCAACGAGGTCGGGGCACACTTTAACTCGGCCGGCGCGGACACGTCGGACCGCGACATCCGTACCTTTGGCGAAGCGGTACTGGCCTTCGCGCAGCGGCTGGCGTGCCCGACGTGCGGGCACATGCCGCAGAAAGAAAAAGACGACCACCGCAGCTGCCGCTGTCCTAAGCATCAGACGCAACTGCGCCCGCTTACTTGGCGCTAA